The Deltaproteobacteria bacterium genomic sequence ACACGCTATGCAGTACGAGAGAAACGACGCGCGTCGGTCGCAAGCCGCAATCCGAGAACTTGATGACGACTGCTAACTGCTGACTGCACTTCTCACAGATACACCTCCCGCAGCTTGGTGTCGTCGTGCAGGGCGGCGGCGGGGCCGGTGAAGGAGACGCGGCCGTTGCGGAGGACGCAGACGCGGTCGGCAATCTTGAGGACTTCGCGGACCTTCTGCTCGACGATCGGGACGGCCGTTGCGGAGTTGCGACTCCGAATCTCCCCGTCAGCACCTTTCCTCGACCTGACAGCGAGACTCGGGCGGCTCTCCGGCGCGTTGACTTTCGGACATTCTTGTCCGATGCTTCTCCGGTGACCGGGGCTGAGTTCCTTCGCCGGCTGCAGAAACTCGGAAGGGGCCGGGGTGTCCGGGTTGTCTTTCGCGCGGAGCGAGGCAAGGGCAGCCACGGTACCGTGTACTATGGGGAACGGTTCACCGTACTGAAAGATCGGCGCCAAGAACTGTCGCCCGGCCTGCTGGCTGCGATGCTGGTGCAATTGGGCTTAACCCGCGAGGACCTGCGGTAGCGACCGAAGGAGTCGGAGAAAGGCAAGAGAGCAATGAAGAACTTCGGGTTCGTGTATCCGGCCAAGCTCGAAAGGCATCGGGGCAACGTGCTCGTGCGGTTTCCGGACCTCCCCGAGGCCCTGACGGAGGGTGACGACGACCAGGGTGCGCTGACTCAGGCCCGGGACTGCTTGGATGAAGCGATCGCTGGGCGCATTCGCCGGGGCGATGAGATTCCTGCCGCCTCACCGCCGTGTCGCGGGGAGCGCATGGTGCCGATCTCGGCACCGATGGCCGCCAAGGCGGCGTTGTATCTCGCGCTTCGAGAAACGAAGCTGACGAAGCGCGATCTCGCCGCCCGGCTCGGGTGCGACGAGAAGGAGGTTCGCCGCCTACTCGACCCGCGGCACCCCTCGAAGTTGCCGCGGCTGCAGGAAGCGCTGGCGCAACTGGGTAAGCGTCTCGTCGTTGAGATGCAAGCGGCCTAGCCAGCGAAGGCGTAGAGCACACGGAAGGCCCTGCCCCGCAGCACAGCGCCACGTTGTCACCGGTCGCCGCGGCTGAGATCCTTGGCCGGATCAGACAACTTGTGAACGCCCAAAGGCAAGCCGCGAAGCCCGCTGCGAGGCGACTGGTCCGGCCACTGTAAGGGCCATGGGGACGTAGCGCGATTGCTAGAAAGAGCCAGTAGGGTCGGCCTGCAGGCTCAGGCTTGGGAAGGCGTACTGCGAGGCGTGAAGACACGTGATTGAGAATCGACACGGCGTACGGAGACACGCGCGGCCTCACGGCTGCGCGGGGAGACCGGGCGGGCGGCCGGTGCAGTGGACATCCTCCTGCGCCCCAGCGCCGCCGTCGGCTTCACGGACGAGTCCCCCGACTGGGGCATCCGCGGCGCGGTGGCCCTGGCCTGGGATCCAATGCGGGCGCGTTGACAGTACCGGCCCAACACGCCCAGTGACATCCGGAGGGCGCGACAGAGCCCTTCGACGCCGCTCAGGAGAGGCGTGCCCGTCCAAGAGTCCGACACGACGCACGCGGAGGGCGCCGGGCCCTCTGCGCCGGCGCGTTGGGGAAGTCAAGTCGAATGGATTAACCTGTTGCCGTGGCAACGCGACGACCCCGCAACCCTCCGTGAACCACTTTGCCGGGGTCCGGCTATCTGAGCCGGCGGCGTGTGGCCCGACGGGCGAACCGTGATATGGTCGGATGCAGGTGACACGTATGGCTGCTGCAAGCGCGGAAGATATTGTTCGGCGATTGGCCGATAAGGAAGCGATTCGTGACCTGGTCCACCGTTACGCGCACTGCGTCTGGCGCAAGGACGTCGACGGCGCGGTTGCCCTGTTCACTGCCGACGGCGAGATGGACACCGGCGAGCGCCCTGCCATCCGCGGCCGGGCCGCCTTGCGAGCGGAGTATCAGCAGATGATCAGCGGGCCGCAGCTCCACCCGTTCGTGCACAATCACCTGATCGAGCTGCACGGCGACAGCGCCAGCGGCGTGTGCTACCTCGATTTGCGCGCCAGCGTGAACGGCACCAGCATGATCGGCGCCGGCTACTACGACGACCGCTACGTGCGCGCCGGCAGCGAGTGGAAATTCCGCTCGCGCAAGCTGACGATGTGCTACTTCGTGCCGCTGCAGCGAGGCTGGGCGGAGACCCATGAGCGGCCGTAACCGGCCTTCCGTGCTGCGCGCAACGATTGCAGCGCTGGCGTCGGCGGCAGCCCTGAGCAGCTGCACCGCCGCCGTGCACAACCGCGCAGCCGAGGATCGCCGCCCCCTGCGGCTGCCCAAGATGACGCTGGATTGCATCCTCATTCGCACCATCGACAGCTGGCGAGTGCTAGACGATTATAACCTGGTCATCTATGCGCCGACGCCGGCAACCGCCTACCACATCGAGCTGGGGACCTACTGCCACCCGCTCCGCGTCGCCGACCGAATCGCGATATCGACGCACGAGGAAGGGCACCTGTGCGCCTTTGGCGGCGACGCCCTGCTAGTCGAAGATCAGCGCTGCCCCATCGGTGCGATTCGGCCGTACAAGACCGGCGCCGCGCCTAGCGCCGGCAGCGAGAACTCCAAGTGAGGAGGTACACGTGCATCGGTTCGACGGTAAGACTGCAATCGTGACCGGGGCGGCATCCGGCCTCGGACGCGCAACCGCAGTGCGGCTGGGCTCCGAACGAGCGACCGTCGCCTGCCTCGATGTCGTGCTCGCCGGGGCCGAGAGCGCGGCCACGGAGATCACCAAGGCCGGGGGCCAGGCGCGCGCGTATCAAGTCGACGTCGCCGACCCCCGCTCCACCCGCGCCGGGGTGACGGCCGCCGCCACCGACCTGGGCCGGCCGGCGGTGCTGGTCAATTGCGCCGGCATCGGCAAGTTCGCCCACTCGCACGAACTGCCGTTCGAGGAGTGGTCGCGCATCATCGCCGTCAACCTCACCGGGAGTTTTTTGATGGCGCAAGCGGTCTTGCCCTATCTGCTCGACGGTGGCGGCAACATCGTCAACATCGCTTCCACCGCCGGGCTCATGGGGCAGCCGTACAGCGCCGCCTACTGCGCCTCGAAGGGCGGGGTGGTCCAGCTCACCAAGTCGCTGGCGGATGAGTATTTGAGCCGCGGCGTACGCGTCAACGCCGTCGCCCCCGGCGGCATGGACACGCCGATGCAAGGGGCCTTCAAGCTGCCGGCCGGCGTTGATTTCTCTGCGATCACCAAACTGATGACGCCGCTCGGCGTCGCCCGACCGGAGGAAGTCGCTGCGCTGGTGGCTTTCGTCGCCTCCGACGAGGGCCGCTACATGACCGGGGCCATCGTCTCGATCGACGGCGGGCTCACGATCTGAACGCCGCCCGCCGGTTGGACCGGACTCCCGCCCGACTCGGCGGCAGCAGCTGCCCGGTAAACCGGGTGGTGGCCGGGCTCCCAGCATCGGCTCACTGTCCGGGTACCGCATCCGCCGGAGTGAGCCGGCGGCTTGACGCTCGGGTGACCATTG encodes the following:
- a CDS encoding type II toxin-antitoxin system HicB family antitoxin, whose translation is MKNFGFVYPAKLERHRGNVLVRFPDLPEALTEGDDDQGALTQARDCLDEAIAGRIRRGDEIPAASPPCRGERMVPISAPMAAKAALYLALRETKLTKRDLAARLGCDEKEVRRLLDPRHPSKLPRLQEALAQLGKRLVVEMQAA
- a CDS encoding nuclear transport factor 2 family protein; its protein translation is MAAASAEDIVRRLADKEAIRDLVHRYAHCVWRKDVDGAVALFTADGEMDTGERPAIRGRAALRAEYQQMISGPQLHPFVHNHLIELHGDSASGVCYLDLRASVNGTSMIGAGYYDDRYVRAGSEWKFRSRKLTMCYFVPLQRGWAETHERP
- a CDS encoding SDR family oxidoreductase, producing MHRFDGKTAIVTGAASGLGRATAVRLGSERATVACLDVVLAGAESAATEITKAGGQARAYQVDVADPRSTRAGVTAAATDLGRPAVLVNCAGIGKFAHSHELPFEEWSRIIAVNLTGSFLMAQAVLPYLLDGGGNIVNIASTAGLMGQPYSAAYCASKGGVVQLTKSLADEYLSRGVRVNAVAPGGMDTPMQGAFKLPAGVDFSAITKLMTPLGVARPEEVAALVAFVASDEGRYMTGAIVSIDGGLTI